From Pandoraea vervacti, the proteins below share one genomic window:
- a CDS encoding aminotransferase class V-fold PLP-dependent enzyme: MPGLLPDVDRDGLLEYSVVYTDRSINHMSQRFQGVMRDISEGLKKVYNAKSVVVVPGSGTFGMEAVARQFATGRKCLVIRNGWFSFRWSQIFDMGSIPSESIVLKARPVEQGRQAAFAPAPIDEVVAAIKQNKPDLVFAPHVETASGMMLPDAYLRAVADAVHAVGGLFVLDCIASGTVWVDMQACGVDILISAPQKGWSASPCCALVMLSALARERIESTTSTSFACDLRQWLQIMEAYEKGGFAYHATMPTDSLATLRDVIQETEAYGLEKVREEQLELGRRIRALLKEKGFRSVAAEGFEAPGVVVSYTDDDGIRSGKKFADVGVQTAAGVPLRCDEPEDFKTFRIGLFGLDKLNDVSAAVDRFAKALDKVL; encoded by the coding sequence ATGCCAGGATTGCTCCCCGACGTCGACCGCGACGGGCTTCTCGAATATTCCGTCGTCTATACGGACCGCTCCATCAATCACATGTCGCAGCGCTTTCAGGGCGTGATGCGCGATATCTCCGAGGGCCTGAAAAAGGTCTACAACGCCAAATCGGTCGTCGTGGTGCCGGGTAGCGGGACGTTCGGCATGGAGGCCGTGGCGCGTCAGTTCGCGACCGGCAGGAAATGCCTGGTCATTCGCAACGGGTGGTTCAGCTTCCGTTGGTCGCAGATTTTCGACATGGGCAGCATTCCGTCCGAATCCATCGTGCTCAAGGCGCGTCCTGTCGAGCAGGGGCGGCAGGCCGCCTTTGCGCCTGCGCCGATCGACGAGGTGGTCGCCGCGATCAAACAAAACAAGCCGGATCTGGTCTTCGCGCCGCACGTGGAAACCGCCTCCGGCATGATGCTGCCCGATGCCTATCTGCGCGCGGTCGCCGATGCGGTGCATGCCGTGGGCGGGCTGTTCGTGCTCGACTGCATCGCTTCCGGGACGGTTTGGGTCGACATGCAGGCTTGCGGCGTCGACATTCTGATCAGTGCGCCGCAAAAGGGCTGGAGTGCATCGCCATGCTGCGCATTGGTCATGCTCAGTGCGCTCGCTCGCGAGCGTATCGAATCGACCACCAGCACCAGCTTCGCCTGCGACCTTCGTCAGTGGCTGCAAATCATGGAAGCCTATGAAAAGGGCGGCTTCGCCTATCACGCCACCATGCCGACCGACAGCCTGGCGACGCTGCGCGACGTCATCCAGGAAACCGAAGCCTACGGCCTCGAGAAGGTACGCGAGGAACAACTCGAACTCGGGCGGCGCATTCGCGCACTGCTCAAGGAAAAAGGCTTTCGCAGCGTGGCAGCGGAAGGCTTCGAAGCCCCCGGCGTCGTGGTCAGCTACACCGACGACGATGGCATTCGCTCGGGCAAGAAGTTTGCCGATGTCGGCGTGCAGACCGCCGCAGGCGTGCCGCTGCGCTGCGACGAACCGGAGGACTTCAAGACGTTCCGCATTGGCTTGTTCGGTCTGGACAAGCTCAACGACGTGAGCGCGGCGGTGGACCGGTTCGCCAAGGCGCTCGACAAGGTGCTGTAA
- a CDS encoding helix-turn-helix transcriptional regulator, translated as MSVKTAKSLGDFLRSRRTRLDPASFGFSGRRRTPGLRREEVAQRAHISPTWYTWLEQGRGGAPSADVLDRVASALMLTDAEREHLFMLGLGRPPEVRYRAVETVNPRLQQLIDLLDASPAIIRTATWDIVAWNRAAAVVLTDYGKLPPGQRNILYFLFRDSGTRSRQHDWQAIARFVVAGFRADVARAGLASEMGALVDELCRMSPEFAALWQENDVAGPADGDGIKRLTHPELGPITLEYSAFAVDGRPDLSMIVYNPLDEDVARRIRALTAQTRVLSPESA; from the coding sequence ATGTCAGTCAAGACCGCCAAATCGCTCGGCGACTTCTTGAGAAGCCGTCGCACGCGCCTCGACCCTGCCAGCTTCGGTTTTTCCGGACGCCGGCGAACGCCCGGCCTGCGTCGGGAGGAAGTCGCCCAGCGCGCGCATATCAGCCCGACGTGGTACACGTGGCTCGAACAAGGCCGCGGCGGCGCACCATCGGCAGACGTGCTCGATCGTGTGGCCAGCGCTCTGATGCTCACCGACGCGGAGCGCGAGCACCTGTTCATGCTTGGGTTGGGGCGCCCGCCGGAGGTGCGATACCGCGCCGTCGAGACCGTCAACCCCCGTCTGCAACAACTCATCGACTTGCTGGATGCGAGTCCGGCGATTATCCGCACCGCCACGTGGGACATCGTCGCCTGGAATCGTGCGGCTGCCGTCGTACTGACCGATTACGGCAAGCTGCCGCCCGGACAACGCAACATCCTCTACTTTCTCTTCCGGGATTCAGGCACTCGCTCCCGACAGCACGACTGGCAGGCCATCGCCCGTTTCGTCGTTGCGGGATTCCGTGCCGATGTGGCGCGGGCAGGGCTGGCATCCGAGATGGGCGCACTCGTCGACGAGCTTTGCCGCATGAGTCCGGAGTTTGCCGCCCTTTGGCAGGAAAACGATGTGGCGGGTCCGGCCGACGGTGATGGCATCAAGCGTCTTACGCACCCGGAGCTGGGGCCCATCACGCTGGAGTATTCGGCCTTTGCCGTTGACGGCAGACCGGATCTGAGCATGATCGTCTACAACCCGCTCGACGAAGACGTCGCCCGGCGAATTCGGGCGCTCACCGCGCAAACCCGAGTCCTGAGTCCTGAGTCGGCGTAA